The Agrococcus carbonis sequence GCCGGTCGAGCTCGGCGCGGTCGAACGGCGCGCCCTCGGCGGTGCCCTGCACCTCGACCATGAGCCCGCGGCCCGTCGCGACGACGTTCATGTCGGTGCCCGCGCGGACGTCCTCGAGGTAGTCGAGGTCGAGCGCGGGCTCGCCGTCGACGATGCCGACCGAGACGGCGGCGATCGAGTCGATGAGCGGCTTGGCGCTCCCCGGCACGCGGCCCTCGGCCTGCGCCCACGCGATCGCGTCGGCGAGCGCGACCCACGCGCCGGTGATCGCCGCGGTGCGGGTGCCGCCGTCGGCCTGCAGCACGTCGCAGTCGACGGCGATCGAGAGCTCGCCGAGCGCCCGCATGTCGACGCCGGCGCGCAGGCTGCGGCCGATGAGCCGCGAGATCTCGTGCGTGCGGCCGCCGACGCGGCCCTTGACGCTCTCGCGGTCCATGCGCTCGTTCGTCGAGCGCGGCAGCATCGCGTACTCCGCGGTCACCCAGCCCTTGCCCTTGCCGGCCATCCAGCGCGGCACCGAGGGCATGACGGATGCGGTGCACAGCACGCGCGTGCGGCCGAAGGCCACGAGGGCGCTGCCCTCGGCCTGCTGGCTCCACCCCCGCTCGATCGAGACCTCGCGCAGCTCATCGGGCTGCCTGCCGTCCTTGCGTGCCATCCGGCTCTCCTTCGTCGTCGGTCAGTCGGTGCGGCCGGGCAGCTGGATGACCCCGGTCTGCGTGAACTCCACGTGCGTCACCTCGGGCCCGAGGAACCGGCGCGCGAGCCGCAGGAACGGCTCCTGCGCCTCGGTCGTGGCCTCGAACGCGTACGCGGGCACCGCATCCGTCGGTGCGAGCATGCCGCGGTCCGAGAGGATGCGGTAGACGTCGGCCGCGGTCTCCTCGGCGCTCGAGACGAGCCGCACCCCGTCGCCCGCGACGTAGCCGATCGCGCCGGCGAGCAGCGGGTAGTGGGTGCAGCCGAGCACGATCGTGTCGAGCTGCTCGGCCAGGAGCGGCTCGAGGTACTCGTGCGCCGCGGCGAGCACGTCGTCGCCGGTCGTCACGCCCGCCTCGACGAACTCGACGAAACGCGGCGCCGCGCCCGCGGCGACGTGCGGCACGCCCGCGGCGGCGAACGCGCGCTGGTAGGCGCCCGAACCGATCGTGCCCGCGGTGCCGATCACGCCGATGCGACCCGAGCGGCTCTGCGCGACGGCGG is a genomic window containing:
- the rph gene encoding ribonuclease PH, whose amino-acid sequence is MARKDGRQPDELREVSIERGWSQQAEGSALVAFGRTRVLCTASVMPSVPRWMAGKGKGWVTAEYAMLPRSTNERMDRESVKGRVGGRTHEISRLIGRSLRAGVDMRALGELSIAVDCDVLQADGGTRTAAITGAWVALADAIAWAQAEGRVPGSAKPLIDSIAAVSVGIVDGEPALDLDYLEDVRAGTDMNVVATGRGLMVEVQGTAEGAPFDRAELDRLLDLALAGTARLTELQREALAGVGA
- the murI gene encoding glutamate racemase — encoded protein: MQRPIGVFDSGVGGLTVARAIIDQLPAESITYIGDTANGPYGPREQHEVRHLALDVLDTLVAQGVKMLVIACNTASAATFDIARERYEQGMGIPVVEVIHPAVRAAVAQSRSGRIGVIGTAGTIGSGAYQRAFAAAGVPHVAAGAAPRFVEFVEAGVTTGDDVLAAAHEYLEPLLAEQLDTIVLGCTHYPLLAGAIGYVAGDGVRLVSSAEETAADVYRILSDRGMLAPTDAVPAYAFEATTEAQEPFLRLARRFLGPEVTHVEFTQTGVIQLPGRTD